From the Acidobacteriota bacterium genome, one window contains:
- a CDS encoding response regulator transcription factor codes for MIRVLLVEDQAMVRGALAALLDLEHDITVCGQAEHGREALGLLADSAPDIVVTDIEMPEMSGLELAAEVHRRNGEQASDKPRVVILTTFGRHGYLRRALDAGAAGYLLKDSPASDLADALRRVHRGLRAVDPELAADAWGAPDPLTERERQVLRLAGEGHSTAAIAGRIHLSEGTVRNYLSEAIHKLGAGNRTEAARIARQEGWL; via the coding sequence CGTCGAGGATCAGGCGATGGTGCGTGGCGCCCTCGCGGCTCTCCTCGACCTGGAGCACGACATCACCGTCTGCGGCCAGGCGGAGCACGGCCGGGAGGCCCTCGGCCTGCTCGCCGACAGCGCTCCGGACATCGTGGTGACGGATATCGAAATGCCCGAGATGAGTGGCCTCGAGCTCGCCGCCGAAGTCCACCGGCGCAACGGCGAGCAGGCCTCGGACAAACCGCGGGTCGTCATCCTCACCACCTTCGGACGGCACGGCTACCTACGCCGCGCCCTCGACGCCGGCGCCGCCGGCTACCTCCTCAAGGACTCGCCGGCGAGCGACCTCGCCGACGCCCTGCGCCGAGTTCATCGCGGTCTGCGAGCCGTCGACCCCGAGCTCGCCGCCGACGCCTGGGGCGCTCCGGACCCCCTCACCGAGCGCGAACGGCAGGTGCTGCGACTCGCCGGCGAAGGCCACAGCACCGCCGCCATCGCCGGCCGCATCCACCTCTCCGAAGGCACCGTCCGCAACTACCTCTCGGAGGCGATCCACAAGCTCGGCGCCGGCAACCGCACCGAGGCAGCGCGCATCGCGCGCCAGGAGGGCTGGCTCTAA
- a CDS encoding phosphopantothenoylcysteine decarboxylase, translating to MGDWDFSPPRSAELGDHDVPLLGEQLVGRRIALLVTGGIAAMKAPLVARALRRRGAEVTAFVSREGLRYVTEETLAWSTVRPVVTRLTPAAEHLSDGQPFDAYLLAPATYNSLNKIAGGTADSVVTSTLASAIGRLERGETQVLVAPTMHGTLHTRILTDSLRRLADLGVRVIPPRDDYGKHNLPSEEVLVAEVCRAVSRSPLAGVSLLVTGGPTAVVIDAIRRLTNKFTGELGCRIAEELYLRGAEVHWVHGESPFSPPEYLPCRPVRNFDDYRHQVLEVLGEKACPFAVFSAAVADYRPITVLPGKTPSGGALQSLELEPTEKVVETVRQRFPDLHMVTFKYQEDISHQELLEIAAARRARGYQAVVANRGEERGPNGEQVAYLTTEGAEPQRLVDKRGIARALADYLEQQAGADSG from the coding sequence GTGGGCGACTGGGACTTTTCTCCGCCGCGCAGCGCGGAGCTCGGCGACCATGACGTGCCGCTCCTCGGCGAGCAGCTCGTCGGGCGCCGCATCGCCCTGCTGGTGACCGGCGGCATCGCCGCCATGAAGGCTCCGCTGGTGGCGCGCGCGCTGCGTCGTCGGGGCGCCGAGGTGACCGCCTTCGTGTCGCGCGAGGGGCTACGCTATGTCACCGAGGAAACCCTCGCCTGGAGCACCGTCCGACCGGTGGTGACCCGCCTCACCCCGGCGGCGGAGCACCTCAGCGACGGGCAGCCCTTCGACGCCTACCTGCTGGCGCCGGCGACCTACAACAGCCTCAACAAGATCGCCGGCGGCACCGCCGATAGCGTCGTCACCTCGACGCTGGCGTCGGCCATCGGGCGGCTGGAGCGGGGCGAGACCCAGGTGCTGGTGGCGCCCACCATGCACGGCACCCTGCACACCCGCATCCTCACCGACTCCCTGCGGCGGCTGGCCGATCTCGGGGTGCGGGTGATTCCGCCGCGGGACGACTACGGCAAGCACAACCTACCGAGTGAAGAGGTGCTGGTGGCGGAGGTCTGTCGCGCCGTCAGCCGGTCGCCCCTGGCCGGCGTTTCGCTGCTGGTCACCGGTGGCCCGACGGCGGTGGTGATCGATGCCATCCGCCGGTTGACCAACAAGTTCACCGGCGAGCTAGGCTGCCGCATCGCCGAAGAGCTCTACCTGCGCGGTGCCGAAGTCCACTGGGTGCACGGCGAGAGCCCGTTCTCGCCGCCCGAGTACCTGCCCTGCCGGCCGGTCCGAAACTTCGACGACTACCGGCATCAGGTGCTCGAGGTTCTCGGCGAGAAGGCCTGCCCCTTCGCCGTCTTCTCGGCCGCCGTCGCCGACTATCGACCGATCACCGTGCTGCCCGGCAAGACCCCCAGCGGGGGAGCTCTGCAGAGCCTCGAGCTCGAGCCCACGGAGAAGGTCGTCGAGACCGTGCGCCAGCGTTTCCCAGACCTCCACATGGTGACCTTCAAGTACCAGGAGGACATCTCTCACCAGGAGCTGCTCGAGATCGCCGCCGCGCGGCGCGCCCGCGGCTACCAGGCGGTGGTCGCCAACCGCGGCGAAGAGCGTGGCCCCAACGGCGAGCAGGTGGCCTACCTCACCACCGAAGGGGCCGAGCCCCAGCGCCTGGTCGACAAGCGCGGTATCGCCCGAGCCCTCGCCGACTATCTGGAGCAGCAGGCCGGCGCAGACTCCGGCTGA